In the genome of Rhodamnia argentea isolate NSW1041297 chromosome 3, ASM2092103v1, whole genome shotgun sequence, one region contains:
- the LOC115746410 gene encoding probable DEAD-box ATP-dependent RNA helicase 48 isoform X2 gives MLSSLLREHRVHFSNLLECSRSLSNVIFSRSMGGGPRTFPGGLNKWQWKRMHEKKAKEKEKRLLEQEKQLYQARIRSEIRAKLAGKPDASADRESAPTHGPMSPTDHVKALADRFMKEGAEDLWNEDDGPLKDPPPPMRLASARSGPVRSPIDLRKLVEGHGGVVGNGKNVDSRSFGGTNHVMSRKYSVVSSRRFRRNESSSSESDSDGNSRDNRFKSSHGLKANRADFEDSRSLGGFMKGRNFSRQRKRVFFKNDSETSSSDDESEINTADDVGRPDAGNLRWPRLSAGGDGSGDEVKEMNGGTNKRTRGSSASLGKYDNKIKKRVPLKFVEEETNFLQHVGLIRHELNNKKLAEDQGEDMEEVSILTQKRFDECDISPLSIKALSSAGYARMTKVQEATLSLDGKDAVVKAKTGTGKSVAFLLPAIETALKSRSNKNQRVPPIYVLVLCPTRELASQIAAEARALIKYHDGIGVQTLVGGTRFKDDQKRLESESCEIIVATPGRLLDHVENKSSISVRLMGLKMLIIDEADHLLDLGFRKDMEKIVDCLPRQRQSLLFSATMPKEVRRISQLVLKREHAFIDTVGVGCVETHAQVKQSYVVAPHDMHFQVVYHFLKEHILEAPDYKVIVFCTTGMVTSLLYLLLREMKMNVREMHSRKPQLYRTRICDEFRESKRLILVTSDVSSRGMNYPDVTLVLQ, from the exons ATGCTCTCATCTCTCCTTCGCGAGCATCGCGTCCACTTCTCGAACCTTCTAGAATGCTCCAGAAGCCTCTCGAACGTCATCTTCTCCAGGTCTATGGGAGGAGGGCCGCGCACGTTTCCAGGAGGCCTGAACAAGTGGCAGTGGAAACGAATGCACGAGAAGAAGGCCAAAGAGAAGGAGAAGCGACTTCTCGAGCAAGAGAAGCAGCTTTACCAGGCTCGAATTCGGTCCGAAATCAGGGCGAAGCTCGCTGGCAAGCCGGACGCATCGGCCGATCGCGAGTCGGCGCCGACTCACGGTCCGATGTCTCCAACAGACCATGTCAAAGCCCTAGCCGACCGGTTCATGAAGGAAGGGGCGGAGGACCTGTGGAATGAAGACGACGGTCCGCTGAAAGATCCTCCCCCACCAATGCGGCTGGCAAGTGCGCGGTCAGGACCAGTCAGGTCGCCAATTGATTTGAGGAAGTTGGTGGAGGGGCATGGTGGTGTTGTTGGTAATGGCAAGAATGTGGATTCGAGAAGTTTTGGTGGGACCAATCATGTGATGAGTAGGAAGTACTCTGTTGTGAGTAGTAGGAGGTTCCGGAGAAATGAGAGTTCCTCGAGCGAGAGTGATTCAGATGGTAATTCAAGGGATAATCGATTTAAATCGTCGCATGGTTTGAAGGCTAATCGGGCAGACTTCGAGGATTCAAGGAGTCTTGGTGGTTTCATGAAAGGTAGGAACTTTTCACGGCAAAGGAAAAGGGTGTTTTTCAAGAATGACAGTGAAACTTCTTCTAGTGATGACGAATCAGAGATTAACACGGCAGATGATGTGGGAAGGCCTGATGCTGGTAATTTGAGGTGGCCAAGATTGAGTGCAGGTGGAGATGGGTCGGGGGATGAGGTGAAGGAAATGAATGGTGGCACAAACAAGAGGACGAGGGGAAGTAGTGCTTCTCTCGGGAAGTATGATAACAAGATTAAGAAGAGGGTGCCGCTGAAGTTTGTTGAGGAAGAGACTAATTTTTTACAACATGTAGGGTTGATTAGGCATGAGCTTAACAATAAGAAATTGGCAGAAGATCAGGGTGAAGACATGGAGGAAGTTTCCATTTTGACTCAGAAAAG GTTTGATGAATGTGACATTTCACCATTGTCGATTAAGGCTCTTTCGTCAGCTGGGTATGCTCGAATGACCAAAGTCCAGGAAGCTACCCTCTCACTTGACG GCAAGGATGCTGTGGTCAAAGCTAAAACTGGAACTGGGAAAAGTGTAGCTTTTTTG CTTCCTGCTATTGAAACAGCTTTAAAGTCACGTAGCAATAAAAATCAGCGGGTGCCCCCAATATATGTTCTTGTTCTGTGCCCCACGAGAGAACTTGCCAGTCAGATAGCTGCAGAAGCTAGAGCTTTGATAAAGTACCATGATGGTATTGGTGTGCAAACACTTGTTGGAGGTACACGTTTCAAAGATGACCAGAAACGTTTGGAATCTGAGTCATGCGAG ATAATTGTTGCTACTCCTGGAAGGTTATTGGACCATGTGGAGAATAAATCGAGTATATCCGTACGTTTGATGGGGCTGAAAATGCTCATAATTGATGAAGCTGATCACTTGCTAGACCTTGGATTCCGCAAAGACATGGAGAAAATTGTTGACTGTCTTCCTCGTCAAAGACAGTCTCTTCTATTTTCTGCAACCATGCCAAAAGAG GTTCGCCGGATATCTCAGCTTGTTTTAAAAAGAGAACATGCTTTCATTGACACTGTGGGTGTCGGTTGTGTGGAGACTCATGCCCAG GTTAAGCAGTCTTATGTAGTTGCTCCTCATGACATGCATTTTCAAGTTGTTTATCATTTTCTCAAGGAGCATATTTTGGAGGCACCTGATTACAAG GTCATTGTATTCTGTACGACGGGGATGGTAACTTCGCTCCTATATTTACTTCTTCGCGAAATGAAGATGAATGTTAGAGAGATGCATTCTAGGAAGCCTCAACTTTACAGAACTCGCATATGTGACGAGTTTCGGGAATCAAAGCGATTGATACTTGTCACATCTGATGTTTCATCCCGTGGAATGAATTACCCGGATGTTACATTGGTCCTCCAG TAA
- the LOC115746410 gene encoding probable DEAD-box ATP-dependent RNA helicase 48 isoform X1: MLSSLLREHRVHFSNLLECSRSLSNVIFSRSMGGGPRTFPGGLNKWQWKRMHEKKAKEKEKRLLEQEKQLYQARIRSEIRAKLAGKPDASADRESAPTHGPMSPTDHVKALADRFMKEGAEDLWNEDDGPLKDPPPPMRLASARSGPVRSPIDLRKLVEGHGGVVGNGKNVDSRSFGGTNHVMSRKYSVVSSRRFRRNESSSSESDSDGNSRDNRFKSSHGLKANRADFEDSRSLGGFMKGRNFSRQRKRVFFKNDSETSSSDDESEINTADDVGRPDAGNLRWPRLSAGGDGSGDEVKEMNGGTNKRTRGSSASLGKYDNKIKKRVPLKFVEEETNFLQHVGLIRHELNNKKLAEDQGEDMEEVSILTQKRFDECDISPLSIKALSSAGYARMTKVQEATLSLDGKDAVVKAKTGTGKSVAFLLPAIETALKSRSNKNQRVPPIYVLVLCPTRELASQIAAEARALIKYHDGIGVQTLVGGTRFKDDQKRLESESCEIIVATPGRLLDHVENKSSISVRLMGLKMLIIDEADHLLDLGFRKDMEKIVDCLPRQRQSLLFSATMPKEVRRISQLVLKREHAFIDTVGVGCVETHAQVKQSYVVAPHDMHFQVVYHFLKEHILEAPDYKVIVFCTTGMVTSLLYLLLREMKMNVREMHSRKPQLYRTRICDEFRESKRLILVTSDVSSRGMNYPDVTLVLQVGIPLDREQYIHRLGRTGREGKEGTGVLLLAPWEEYFLDEVKDLPIDRIPVPSVDPDVKVKMEDSMAKVDTSVKEAAYHAWLGYYNSIREIGRDKTTLVELANRFCESIGLKNPPALFRKTALKMGLKDIPGIRIRK; encoded by the exons ATGCTCTCATCTCTCCTTCGCGAGCATCGCGTCCACTTCTCGAACCTTCTAGAATGCTCCAGAAGCCTCTCGAACGTCATCTTCTCCAGGTCTATGGGAGGAGGGCCGCGCACGTTTCCAGGAGGCCTGAACAAGTGGCAGTGGAAACGAATGCACGAGAAGAAGGCCAAAGAGAAGGAGAAGCGACTTCTCGAGCAAGAGAAGCAGCTTTACCAGGCTCGAATTCGGTCCGAAATCAGGGCGAAGCTCGCTGGCAAGCCGGACGCATCGGCCGATCGCGAGTCGGCGCCGACTCACGGTCCGATGTCTCCAACAGACCATGTCAAAGCCCTAGCCGACCGGTTCATGAAGGAAGGGGCGGAGGACCTGTGGAATGAAGACGACGGTCCGCTGAAAGATCCTCCCCCACCAATGCGGCTGGCAAGTGCGCGGTCAGGACCAGTCAGGTCGCCAATTGATTTGAGGAAGTTGGTGGAGGGGCATGGTGGTGTTGTTGGTAATGGCAAGAATGTGGATTCGAGAAGTTTTGGTGGGACCAATCATGTGATGAGTAGGAAGTACTCTGTTGTGAGTAGTAGGAGGTTCCGGAGAAATGAGAGTTCCTCGAGCGAGAGTGATTCAGATGGTAATTCAAGGGATAATCGATTTAAATCGTCGCATGGTTTGAAGGCTAATCGGGCAGACTTCGAGGATTCAAGGAGTCTTGGTGGTTTCATGAAAGGTAGGAACTTTTCACGGCAAAGGAAAAGGGTGTTTTTCAAGAATGACAGTGAAACTTCTTCTAGTGATGACGAATCAGAGATTAACACGGCAGATGATGTGGGAAGGCCTGATGCTGGTAATTTGAGGTGGCCAAGATTGAGTGCAGGTGGAGATGGGTCGGGGGATGAGGTGAAGGAAATGAATGGTGGCACAAACAAGAGGACGAGGGGAAGTAGTGCTTCTCTCGGGAAGTATGATAACAAGATTAAGAAGAGGGTGCCGCTGAAGTTTGTTGAGGAAGAGACTAATTTTTTACAACATGTAGGGTTGATTAGGCATGAGCTTAACAATAAGAAATTGGCAGAAGATCAGGGTGAAGACATGGAGGAAGTTTCCATTTTGACTCAGAAAAG GTTTGATGAATGTGACATTTCACCATTGTCGATTAAGGCTCTTTCGTCAGCTGGGTATGCTCGAATGACCAAAGTCCAGGAAGCTACCCTCTCACTTGACG GCAAGGATGCTGTGGTCAAAGCTAAAACTGGAACTGGGAAAAGTGTAGCTTTTTTG CTTCCTGCTATTGAAACAGCTTTAAAGTCACGTAGCAATAAAAATCAGCGGGTGCCCCCAATATATGTTCTTGTTCTGTGCCCCACGAGAGAACTTGCCAGTCAGATAGCTGCAGAAGCTAGAGCTTTGATAAAGTACCATGATGGTATTGGTGTGCAAACACTTGTTGGAGGTACACGTTTCAAAGATGACCAGAAACGTTTGGAATCTGAGTCATGCGAG ATAATTGTTGCTACTCCTGGAAGGTTATTGGACCATGTGGAGAATAAATCGAGTATATCCGTACGTTTGATGGGGCTGAAAATGCTCATAATTGATGAAGCTGATCACTTGCTAGACCTTGGATTCCGCAAAGACATGGAGAAAATTGTTGACTGTCTTCCTCGTCAAAGACAGTCTCTTCTATTTTCTGCAACCATGCCAAAAGAG GTTCGCCGGATATCTCAGCTTGTTTTAAAAAGAGAACATGCTTTCATTGACACTGTGGGTGTCGGTTGTGTGGAGACTCATGCCCAG GTTAAGCAGTCTTATGTAGTTGCTCCTCATGACATGCATTTTCAAGTTGTTTATCATTTTCTCAAGGAGCATATTTTGGAGGCACCTGATTACAAG GTCATTGTATTCTGTACGACGGGGATGGTAACTTCGCTCCTATATTTACTTCTTCGCGAAATGAAGATGAATGTTAGAGAGATGCATTCTAGGAAGCCTCAACTTTACAGAACTCGCATATGTGACGAGTTTCGGGAATCAAAGCGATTGATACTTGTCACATCTGATGTTTCATCCCGTGGAATGAATTACCCGGATGTTACATTGGTCCTCCAG GTGGGTATACCCTTGGACAGAGAACAGTATATACATCGTCTTGGGAGAACAGGACGTGAAGGGAAAGAAGGAACAGGTGTTTTGTTGCTTGCACCATGGGAAGAATATTTCCTGGATGAAGTGAAAGATCTTCCCATTGATAGAATCCCTGTACCATCTGTGGATCCAGATGTCAAAGTCAAG ATGGAGGACTCGATGGCAAAAGTTGATACAAGTGTCAAAGAAGCAGCATACCATGCTTGGCTTGGCTACTATAACTCGATCAGGGAGATTGGCAGAGACAAAACAACACTTGTGGAGCTAGCTAACAGATTCTGCGAGTCCATTGGCCTGAAAAATCCTCCTGCGCTTTTCCGAAAGACAGCACTGAAAATGGGTTTAAAGGATATTCCCGGCATCCGAATCCGCAAGTGA
- the LOC115746412 gene encoding tetraspanin-10 isoform X2, which yields MGVGTSTFVIRWINFITMLLAVAVIGFGVWMSTHDDNCRKSLTLPVLGLGAFIFVISIIGFLGALKNNSILLWAYLILLCLILVGILVFTVLAFIVTNNGSGHSVTGLKYKEYQLQDYSSWFLKQLKDGHNWEHLKSCLVKSEDCNDLSKKYKTLRQYKSAKLTPIEAGCCRPPSECGYPAVNASYYDLSYHPVSSNKDCKLYKNSRSVKCYNCDSCKAGVAQYMKTEWRVVAIFNVILFVVLSLIYFIGCCARQNAARNHSKT from the exons ATGGGAGTCGGAACGAGCACGTTTGTCATCAGATGGATCAACTTTATCACTATG CTTTTGGCTGTAGCTGTTATAGGGTTTGGCGTGTGGATGAGTACTCATGATGACAATTGCCGAAAGTCTCTCACTCTTCCTGTTCTGGGTCTTGGGGCATTTATATTCGTAAT ATCAATAATTGGCTTTCTTGGCGCATTAAAGAACAACTCGATACTGTTGTGGGCT TACCTGATCTTGTTATGCCTGATATTGGTGGGAATCCTTGTCTTCACTGTGCTAGC CTTCATTGTGACAAACAATGGTTCGGGGCACAGCGTAACCGGCTTAAA GTACAAAGAGTATCAACTTCAGGATTACAGTTCGTGGTTTCTAAAACAA TTAAAGGATGGACATAACTGGGAGCACTTGAAGAGTTGTCTTGTTAAATCTGAGGACTGCAATGATTTATCGAAGAAATATAAG ACTCTCAGACAATATAAATCAGCAAAATTAACCCCAATTGAAGCTGGTTGTTGCCGACCTCCATCTGA ATGTGGTTACCCTGCTGTGAATGCGTCGTACTACGACTTGAGCTACCATCCCGTTAGTTCCAACAAGGACTGCAAGCTCTATAAGAACTCCCGATCTGTGAAGTGCTACAATTGTGATTCGTGCAA GGCTGGAGTTGCTCAGTACATGAAGACCGAGTGGAGGGTGGTTGCAATTTTCAACGTGATCCTGTTCGTTGTCTTG TCATTGATTTATTTCATCGGATGCTGTGCGAGGCAAAATGCTGCCCGGAACCATTCTAAAACTTGA
- the LOC115746412 gene encoding tetraspanin-10 isoform X1 codes for MGYFVLGTRDLVVWYTEASVEFYVCLFVQLLAVAVIGFGVWMSTHDDNCRKSLTLPVLGLGAFIFVISIIGFLGALKNNSILLWAYLILLCLILVGILVFTVLAFIVTNNGSGHSVTGLKYKEYQLQDYSSWFLKQLKDGHNWEHLKSCLVKSEDCNDLSKKYKTLRQYKSAKLTPIEAGCCRPPSECGYPAVNASYYDLSYHPVSSNKDCKLYKNSRSVKCYNCDSCKAGVAQYMKTEWRVVAIFNVILFVVLSLIYFIGCCARQNAARNHSKT; via the exons ATGGGTTATTTCGTATTGGGTACTCGTGATTTAGTTGTCTGGTATACTGAAGCTTCAGTCGAA TTCTATGTTTGCTTGTTCGTGCAGCTTTTGGCTGTAGCTGTTATAGGGTTTGGCGTGTGGATGAGTACTCATGATGACAATTGCCGAAAGTCTCTCACTCTTCCTGTTCTGGGTCTTGGGGCATTTATATTCGTAAT ATCAATAATTGGCTTTCTTGGCGCATTAAAGAACAACTCGATACTGTTGTGGGCT TACCTGATCTTGTTATGCCTGATATTGGTGGGAATCCTTGTCTTCACTGTGCTAGC CTTCATTGTGACAAACAATGGTTCGGGGCACAGCGTAACCGGCTTAAA GTACAAAGAGTATCAACTTCAGGATTACAGTTCGTGGTTTCTAAAACAA TTAAAGGATGGACATAACTGGGAGCACTTGAAGAGTTGTCTTGTTAAATCTGAGGACTGCAATGATTTATCGAAGAAATATAAG ACTCTCAGACAATATAAATCAGCAAAATTAACCCCAATTGAAGCTGGTTGTTGCCGACCTCCATCTGA ATGTGGTTACCCTGCTGTGAATGCGTCGTACTACGACTTGAGCTACCATCCCGTTAGTTCCAACAAGGACTGCAAGCTCTATAAGAACTCCCGATCTGTGAAGTGCTACAATTGTGATTCGTGCAA GGCTGGAGTTGCTCAGTACATGAAGACCGAGTGGAGGGTGGTTGCAATTTTCAACGTGATCCTGTTCGTTGTCTTG TCATTGATTTATTTCATCGGATGCTGTGCGAGGCAAAATGCTGCCCGGAACCATTCTAAAACTTGA
- the LOC115746413 gene encoding remorin-like, with product MAEQEKKAESQAPPPPPPPPPPTTRPPPPPPPPEEKTSRAKKEEKDAPEKNVSPAVAEKYSPAVPRKVADPAEKNSGGSIDRDAVLARVETEKRLALIRAWEESEKTKVENKTYKKLSGIGAWENTKRAAVEAELKKMEEKLEKKKAENAELMKNKIAEIHKAAEEKRAMVEAKKGESFIKIEETAAKFRATGYTPRKLLGCCTS from the exons ATGGCAGAGCAAGAGAAGAAAGCAGAATCTCAGGCACCAcccccaccgccgccaccgccgccaccaacaacacgaccaccaccaccaccaccacctcctgaAGAAAAGACTTCTCGTgctaagaaagaagaaaaagatgctCCTGAGAAAAATGTTTCGCCAGCTGTTGCAGAGAAATATTCACCTGCAGTCCCTCGAA AGGTAGCAGATCCTGCGGAGAAAAATTCAGGGGGATCAATTGATAGAG ATGCTGTTCTTGCAAGAGTTGAAACAGAGAAAAGGCTGGCCTTGATCAGAGCATGGGAGGAGAGTGAGAAAACCAAAGTAGAGAACAA GACATATAAGAAGCTCTCAGGCATTGGAGCATGGGAAAACACAAAAAGAGCAGCTGTGGAGGCAGAGCTAAAGAAAATGGAG GAAAAactggagaagaagaaggcggaAAATGCGGAGCTGATGAAGAACAAGATAGCCGAGATTCACAAGGCAGCAGAGGAGAAGAGGGCGATGGTCGAAGCCAAGAAAGGCGAGAGTTTCATCAAGATTGAAGAGACTGCGGCGAAGTTCCGGGCCACTGGCTACACTCCTAGAAAGCTTCTGGGGTGCTGCACCAGCTGA